The following coding sequences lie in one Klebsiella huaxiensis genomic window:
- a CDS encoding pyrimidine (deoxy)nucleoside triphosphate diphosphatase yields MLKTIDVVAAIIERNGQILLAQRPAHADQPGMWEFAGGKVEPGETQAQALTRELQEELGIVAQPQCYIASHQREVSARLIHLHAWWVPHFSGEPTAHYHSQLRWCSPQEVLTFNLAPADIPLLEAFIAQRASLLSR; encoded by the coding sequence ATGCTAAAAACCATTGATGTTGTTGCCGCCATTATCGAACGCAACGGACAAATTTTGCTGGCACAGCGACCTGCACACGCCGACCAGCCCGGGATGTGGGAATTCGCCGGCGGTAAAGTCGAGCCAGGCGAAACACAAGCTCAGGCGCTGACCCGTGAGCTTCAGGAAGAACTCGGGATCGTCGCCCAACCGCAATGCTATATCGCCAGCCATCAGCGCGAAGTCTCCGCCCGCCTGATTCATCTTCACGCCTGGTGGGTCCCACATTTTAGCGGCGAGCCAACAGCCCACTACCACAGCCAGCTACGCTGGTGTTCGCCACAGGAAGTCTTAACATTCAATCTTGCGCCAGCCGACATCCCCCTGCTGGAAGCCTTTATCGCCCAACGTGCATCTCTCCTTTCCCGCTAA
- a CDS encoding ABC transporter permease subunit has protein sequence MAAPLRYALTQLTWGLVALIYLPLLPAASLMALPAQRLSCWQALFADPQFTQALTATLVSTLLSVGGALLITAAVVAALWPSTGWQRLVRRLPLLLAVPHIAFATTALLLFAEGGWLYRLCPFLSPTVDRYGIGLGLTMAIKESGFLLWVVYGLLDEKRLAGQATVLKSLGYGRWQCLNWLVLPTLLPSLSIVLLATTAWSLSVVDVALVIGPGNPPTLAVLAWQWLNQGDDAQQAKGAIASLVLLLILAVMATGAYGAWRLWRRRIPCVEGMRQPQPRALVGKTFAIFLPLCGVVCALFLAAVAQNTQPASESVSNSLWLGLCSALIGAVICLLWLELGPSRVSGWIWLPLVLPALPLADGQYQLALYAWLDGEWLTVLWGHLLWVVPWMLFILRPAWRSLDPRTVLVARTLGWQRGRIFWLVTLPSLTRPLLTALAVGFSVSIAQYLPTLWLGAGRIPTLTSEAVALSSGGDTVTLAAQALWQLLLPVIFFALTALLAWLTGRYRQGLR, from the coding sequence ATGGCTGCGCCGCTACGGTACGCACTAACGCAGCTAACCTGGGGATTGGTAGCGCTGATTTATTTGCCGCTGCTCCCGGCCGCATCACTGATGGCGCTGCCAGCGCAGCGTCTCTCCTGCTGGCAGGCGCTATTTGCCGATCCACAGTTCACTCAGGCGCTAACGGCGACTCTGGTTTCGACGCTGCTGTCGGTTGGCGGCGCGCTGCTTATCACCGCTGCTGTTGTTGCCGCACTCTGGCCATCGACTGGCTGGCAACGGCTGGTGAGAAGGCTTCCGCTGCTGCTGGCGGTGCCCCACATCGCTTTCGCCACCACTGCCCTGCTGCTGTTTGCCGAGGGCGGCTGGCTCTATCGCCTCTGCCCCTTTTTATCCCCCACGGTCGACCGCTACGGCATCGGTCTTGGCCTGACGATGGCGATTAAAGAGAGCGGTTTTCTGTTGTGGGTGGTTTATGGCCTGTTGGATGAGAAGCGTCTGGCCGGGCAGGCCACGGTATTAAAAAGCCTCGGTTATGGTCGCTGGCAGTGCCTGAATTGGCTGGTTTTACCGACGCTGCTTCCGTCGCTGTCGATAGTGCTGCTGGCGACCACCGCCTGGAGCCTTTCGGTGGTAGACGTCGCGCTGGTGATCGGCCCCGGCAACCCGCCGACGCTGGCGGTGCTGGCATGGCAATGGTTAAACCAGGGCGATGATGCACAGCAGGCCAAAGGCGCTATCGCCAGCCTGGTCTTGCTGTTGATCCTCGCCGTGATGGCGACCGGGGCATATGGCGCGTGGCGTCTCTGGCGTCGGCGAATACCGTGCGTTGAGGGAATGCGTCAACCGCAGCCACGAGCGCTGGTCGGGAAAACGTTCGCCATTTTCCTGCCGCTGTGCGGTGTAGTCTGCGCCCTGTTTCTTGCGGCGGTCGCGCAAAATACTCAGCCGGCCAGCGAGAGCGTCAGCAATAGTTTATGGTTGGGGCTATGCTCAGCGCTTATCGGAGCGGTGATTTGCCTGCTGTGGCTGGAGCTTGGACCCTCCCGCGTCAGTGGATGGATTTGGCTACCACTGGTTCTCCCTGCGTTACCGCTGGCGGACGGGCAATATCAGTTAGCGCTGTATGCATGGCTGGACGGCGAGTGGCTCACCGTTTTGTGGGGACATCTGCTGTGGGTGGTGCCGTGGATGCTGTTTATCCTGCGCCCGGCGTGGCGTAGTCTCGACCCGCGCACGGTGCTGGTTGCGCGAACCCTCGGCTGGCAACGGGGGCGCATTTTCTGGCTGGTCACTCTGCCCTCGCTAACGCGCCCTTTGTTAACCGCGCTGGCGGTTGGCTTTTCAGTGAGCATCGCGCAATATCTGCCAACTCTGTGGCTGGGGGCCGGACGTATTCCAACGCTCACCAGCGAAGCCGTGGCCCTGAGCAGCGGCGGCGATACGGTAACCCTCGCCGCCCAAGCGTTATGGCAGCTTCTCTTACCGGTGATCTTCTTTGCCCTCACCGCCCTGCTGGCCTGGCTGACGGGCCGCTATCGACAAGGATTACGCTAA
- a CDS encoding ATP-binding cassette domain-containing protein, with the protein MLAVKNLTLELDKQSLLRNVDFSVVPGEVLTLMGPSGSGKSTLFAWIVGALAENFRASGELWLDNQRCDNLPTERRRIGILFQDALLFDHFSVGQNLLLALPADIKGMQRRAQVEQTLEHAGLAGFYSRDPATLSGGQSARVSLLRALLARPQALLLDEPFNRLDVDLRADFRQWVFDELARLAIPAVLVTHDSQDTPIGGRCLHMSLWQ; encoded by the coding sequence ATGTTGGCCGTCAAAAACTTAACCCTGGAGCTCGATAAACAGTCGCTGCTGCGCAATGTTGATTTTTCAGTGGTTCCCGGTGAAGTCCTGACGCTGATGGGGCCGTCCGGTAGTGGAAAGTCGACCCTGTTTGCCTGGATAGTGGGTGCGCTGGCGGAGAATTTCCGCGCCTCCGGCGAACTGTGGCTGGATAATCAGCGCTGCGATAATTTGCCAACCGAGCGGCGACGCATCGGTATTTTGTTTCAGGACGCGCTGCTGTTCGACCACTTCAGTGTCGGGCAAAACCTGCTGCTGGCGCTTCCTGCGGACATTAAAGGGATGCAGCGAAGAGCGCAGGTGGAACAGACGCTGGAGCACGCCGGGCTGGCGGGTTTCTATTCCCGCGATCCTGCGACCCTTTCCGGCGGCCAGAGCGCGCGGGTCAGCTTGCTGCGCGCCCTGCTGGCACGACCGCAGGCGCTGCTGTTGGATGAACCGTTTAATCGCCTCGACGTTGACCTGCGCGCCGACTTTCGCCAGTGGGTATTCGACGAACTGGCACGTCTGGCGATCCCTGCAGTGCTGGTCACCCATGACAGCCAGGATACTCCCATCGGGGGGCGCTGTTTGCATATGAGCCTCTGGCAATGA
- the gdhA gene encoding NADP-specific glutamate dehydrogenase has translation MDQTCTLEGFLARVQQRDPNQTEFAQAVREVMTTLWPFLEENPRYRQLNLLERLVEPERAIQFRVVWVDDRNQVQVNRAWRVQFNSAIGPYKGGMRFHPSVNLSILKFLGFEQTFKNALTTLPMGGGKGGSDFDPKGKSDGEVMRFCQALMTELYRHLGPDTDVPAGDIGVGGREVGFMAGMMRKLSNNSACVFTGKGLSFGGSLIRPEATGYGLIYFTEAMLKRHGLGFEGARVAVSGSGNVAQYAIEKAMELGARVITASDSNGTVVDEAGFTKEKLARLIDIKERSHGRVADYAREFGLTYLEGKQPWGVQADIALPCATQNELDVDAARQLIANGVKAVAEGANMPTTIAATDLFLEAGVLFAPGKAANAGGVATSGLEMAQNAARMGWKAEKVDARLHHIMLDIHHACVEYGGEAKQTNYVRGANIAGFVKVADAMLAQGVI, from the coding sequence ATGGATCAGACGTGCACTCTGGAAGGTTTTCTCGCCCGCGTTCAACAGCGCGATCCAAACCAAACTGAATTTGCTCAGGCCGTCCGCGAGGTGATGACCACCCTGTGGCCTTTCCTGGAGGAAAATCCGCGCTATCGTCAGCTGAATTTGCTGGAACGTCTGGTTGAGCCGGAGCGCGCTATCCAGTTCCGCGTCGTTTGGGTTGATGACCGCAATCAAGTTCAGGTTAACCGCGCCTGGCGCGTACAGTTCAACTCCGCCATCGGCCCGTATAAAGGCGGTATGCGTTTTCACCCCTCTGTAAACCTGTCGATTCTGAAATTCCTTGGCTTTGAACAAACCTTCAAAAACGCCCTGACTACTCTGCCTATGGGCGGCGGCAAAGGCGGCAGCGACTTCGATCCTAAAGGTAAGAGCGATGGCGAAGTGATGCGTTTCTGCCAGGCGCTGATGACCGAACTTTATCGTCATTTAGGTCCGGATACCGACGTCCCTGCGGGCGATATCGGCGTAGGCGGTCGTGAAGTGGGCTTTATGGCCGGGATGATGCGCAAACTCTCCAACAACAGCGCCTGTGTGTTCACCGGTAAAGGCCTCTCCTTCGGCGGCAGCTTGATTCGTCCGGAAGCAACCGGTTACGGCCTGATCTACTTCACCGAAGCGATGCTTAAGCGCCACGGTTTAGGCTTTGAAGGCGCTCGCGTCGCGGTGTCCGGTTCGGGCAACGTAGCGCAATATGCCATTGAGAAAGCGATGGAGCTTGGCGCGCGCGTTATTACGGCTTCCGACTCTAACGGCACTGTGGTTGACGAAGCTGGCTTCACCAAAGAAAAACTGGCCCGCCTGATCGATATTAAAGAGCGCAGCCACGGTCGCGTAGCAGATTACGCCCGCGAATTCGGCCTGACCTATCTTGAAGGCAAGCAGCCGTGGGGCGTACAAGCGGATATCGCTCTGCCGTGCGCAACGCAGAACGAACTGGACGTCGATGCTGCCCGTCAGCTGATTGCTAACGGCGTGAAGGCCGTCGCGGAAGGCGCCAACATGCCAACCACCATCGCGGCAACCGACCTGTTCCTCGAAGCGGGTGTCCTGTTCGCGCCGGGTAAAGCGGCTAACGCCGGTGGCGTGGCCACCTCTGGCCTGGAAATGGCACAGAACGCCGCGCGTATGGGCTGGAAAGCGGAGAAAGTGGACGCGCGTCTGCACCACATCATGCTGGACATCCACCACGCCTGCGTGGAATACGGCGGCGAAGCGAAGCAGACCAACTACGTTCGCGGCGCGAATATCGCCGGTTTCGTGAAAGTTGCCGATGCTATGCTGGCTCAGGGTGTGATTTAA
- a CDS encoding rhodanese-like domain-containing protein has product MKRVSQLTALALLMGLAATSTLAAETMPTLTLSTLQQQNGVTIDTRLSAFYNGWPQNANGTQGHEPQALNLSANWLSAMSDEQISDWAKQHNLQAATPIALYGNAGDNAKVAARLQTAGFTHLSTLGDALSHADRLQKLPHFEQLVYPQWLHDLQQGKKVTAAPAGQWKVFEAAWGAPKFYLLNHIPGAGYIDTNEIESEPLWNKVSDEQLKAMLAKHGIRHDTTVILYGRDVYAAARVAQIMLYAGVKDVRLLDGGWKTWSDAGLPVERGTPPKQKSEPDFGATIPGQSQLMLNTEQARALLHRQDASLVSIRSWPEFIGTTSGYSYIKPMGEIAGARWGHAGSDSTHMEDFHNPDGTMRSADDIAAMWKSWNILPNQQVSFYCGTGWRASETFMYARAMGWQNVSVYDGGWYEWSSNPKNPVSHGERGPDSSK; this is encoded by the coding sequence ATGAAACGTGTTTCTCAATTGACCGCACTCGCCCTGCTGATGGGGCTTGCTGCTACTTCCACCCTCGCCGCTGAAACCATGCCAACGCTCACGCTTTCCACCCTGCAACAGCAGAATGGCGTCACCATTGATACCCGTCTCAGCGCTTTCTATAACGGTTGGCCGCAGAATGCCAACGGCACGCAAGGCCATGAGCCGCAGGCGCTGAATCTTTCCGCCAACTGGCTTAGCGCCATGAGCGACGAGCAGATCAGCGACTGGGCTAAGCAACATAATTTACAGGCAGCAACGCCGATTGCGCTGTACGGCAATGCGGGCGACAACGCCAAAGTCGCTGCGCGCCTTCAGACCGCCGGATTTACCCATCTCAGCACGCTCGGCGATGCCCTGAGCCATGCAGATCGGCTGCAAAAGCTGCCGCATTTTGAGCAACTGGTTTATCCGCAGTGGCTGCACGACCTTCAGCAGGGTAAAAAGGTGACCGCCGCCCCTGCCGGACAATGGAAGGTGTTTGAAGCCGCCTGGGGCGCGCCGAAGTTTTATTTGCTCAACCACATTCCGGGTGCCGGTTATATCGACACCAACGAGATTGAAAGCGAACCGTTGTGGAATAAAGTCTCCGACGAGCAGCTTAAAGCAATGCTGGCAAAACATGGTATTCGCCATGACACCACGGTGATTCTGTACGGTCGCGACGTCTATGCCGCAGCCCGCGTGGCGCAGATCATGCTGTATGCCGGTGTGAAAGATGTGCGCCTGCTCGATGGCGGCTGGAAAACCTGGTCCGATGCCGGGCTGCCGGTCGAGCGAGGGACGCCGCCGAAACAGAAATCCGAGCCGGACTTCGGCGCGACGATTCCGGGTCAGTCACAGCTGATGCTCAATACCGAACAGGCTCGCGCCCTGCTGCATCGTCAGGATGCTTCGCTGGTAAGCATTCGTTCCTGGCCGGAGTTTATTGGTACCACCAGCGGCTACAGCTACATCAAGCCGATGGGTGAGATTGCCGGTGCCCGCTGGGGCCATGCAGGAAGCGATTCCACTCATATGGAGGATTTCCATAATCCTGACGGCACCATGCGCAGCGCCGATGATATCGCCGCGATGTGGAAATCATGGAATATTCTGCCGAACCAGCAGGTCTCTTTCTACTGCGGCACCGGCTGGCGCGCCTCAGAAACGTTTATGTACGCCCGGGCAATGGGCTGGCAAAACGTCTCGGTGTACGACGGCGGCTGGTACGAATGGAGCAGTAATCCGAAAAACCCGGTTTCTCACGGGGAGCGCGGTCCGGATAGCAGTAAGTAA
- a CDS encoding CDP-alcohol phosphatidyltransferase family protein yields MLDRHLHPRLKPVLNAIAALLDRPAISPDGLTLFGFAIGVLALPFLALGWYQAALAAVVFNRLLDGLDGALARRRGLTDAGGFLDISLDFLFYALVPFGFILADPAHNALAGGWLLFAFIGTGSSFLAFATLAAKHQIDNPGYAHKSFYYIGGLTEGTETIALFVLGCLFPEWFAWLAWIFGALCWLTTFTRVWSGYVTLKQVGV; encoded by the coding sequence GTGCTTGACCGTCATTTACATCCTCGCCTTAAACCCGTGCTCAACGCCATCGCCGCGCTGCTGGATCGCCCCGCAATTTCTCCCGATGGCCTGACGTTGTTTGGTTTTGCGATTGGCGTGCTGGCGCTGCCGTTTCTGGCGCTGGGCTGGTATCAGGCGGCGCTGGCGGCAGTAGTATTCAATCGCCTGCTGGATGGTTTAGACGGCGCACTTGCCCGGCGGCGCGGGCTGACCGACGCGGGTGGCTTTCTGGATATTTCGCTCGATTTCCTGTTTTACGCGCTGGTGCCGTTTGGCTTTATCCTCGCTGACCCGGCGCACAATGCGTTGGCGGGTGGCTGGCTGCTGTTTGCTTTTATCGGTACCGGCAGCAGCTTTCTGGCCTTTGCCACGCTGGCGGCGAAGCATCAGATAGATAATCCAGGCTATGCCCACAAATCGTTTTATTACATTGGCGGTTTGACCGAGGGGACGGAGACGATTGCGCTGTTTGTGCTGGGCTGCCTGTTCCCTGAATGGTTTGCCTGGCTGGCGTGGATTTTTGGCGCGCTGTGCTGGCTGACGACCTTTACGCGGGTGTGGAGTGGTTATGTCACACTTAAACAGGTGGGAGTTTAG